The following proteins are co-located in the Acidobacteriota bacterium genome:
- a CDS encoding class D sortase: MRNRDRRWIGWIERALWAAGAGGVLWIGAQTMARADYNATHQAALATAPREPLGDTSPPATVPPDGVIGVLEIPRLKYSQVVTEGDNEATLKIAVGHLPDTPLPWRPGNSVVAGHRDTHFRALRAIRHDDEIRLRTPYGVLTYRVRDRMIVAPADVWVLAPSTRRQLTLVTCYPFTYVGSAPQRFIVRAAQTAGP, translated from the coding sequence ATGCGCAACCGTGACCGCCGATGGATCGGCTGGATCGAGCGCGCGCTCTGGGCGGCCGGCGCCGGGGGCGTGCTGTGGATCGGCGCGCAGACCATGGCGCGCGCCGACTACAACGCCACGCATCAGGCCGCGCTCGCGACCGCTCCGCGCGAGCCGCTCGGCGACACGTCGCCGCCCGCCACCGTCCCGCCCGACGGCGTCATCGGCGTGCTCGAGATCCCGCGCCTGAAGTACTCGCAGGTCGTGACCGAAGGCGACAACGAGGCAACGTTGAAGATCGCCGTCGGCCATCTACCCGATACGCCCCTGCCGTGGCGTCCGGGCAACAGCGTCGTCGCCGGACATCGGGACACCCATTTCCGAGCGCTCCGCGCCATCCGCCACGACGACGAGATCCGCCTGCGCACCCCGTACGGCGTGCTCACGTACCGCGTCAGGGACCGGATGATCGTCGCACCCGCCGATGTCTGGGTCCTGGCGCCCTCGACGCGCCGGCAACTGACGCTCGTGACCTGCTATCCGTTCACCTACGTCGGCAGCGCTCCGCAGCGCTTCATCGTCAGGGCGGCGCAAACAGCCGGGCCGTGA
- a CDS encoding D-aminoacylase — protein MRSIVLLLALALSACTSAPAQPDYDLVVAGGSVLDGDGGPAVRADVGVRDGHVATVGDLAAASARRRIDATGLVVAPGFIDMHNHSDYTILVEPKAESMIRQGVTTMVLGESRSAGPVKVGVNDDPRSLLDGVTPEWTTMGGYFETLERRHMATNIASYVGEEQVWTYVHGYGQQPPTAAEIATMQDQVRQAMREGAMGLSTSLLVPPSSLATTAHLVELAKAAKEYGGMYSSHIRDEGEGVFKAIGEAIAVGKGANIRVDVIHMKIAHKKLWGRANEIIAMVQKARDEGYDIRANVYPYTAGQNNLSSIIPPWAFDGGREKMLERLRDPALRPRLRREILNGLPNWYNHYLATGDGWGGMLLVALKNEKNKPFQGKRMSELVAARGGNPADVLMDVLLEEHGTVPTVFFHHSEEDMQLILKQPWTSIGSDGTAVSPDGPTGKTHPHPRYYGTFPRVLGRYARDLKVIPLAEAVKKMTSMNADKLGIADRGRIKAGNWADLTVFDAATVADRATFEQPHQFPVGIPYVIVNGEVTIDNGQHTGAMAGRVIFGPGKGK, from the coding sequence ATGCGCTCCATCGTCCTGCTGCTCGCGCTCGCGCTGTCCGCTTGTACTTCCGCGCCGGCTCAGCCGGATTACGACCTCGTCGTGGCGGGTGGTTCCGTGCTGGACGGCGACGGCGGTCCGGCCGTGCGAGCCGACGTCGGCGTGCGGGATGGCCACGTCGCGACGGTCGGCGATCTGGCGGCCGCCTCGGCGCGCCGCCGCATCGATGCGACCGGTCTCGTCGTCGCGCCCGGCTTCATCGACATGCACAACCACTCGGACTACACGATCCTCGTGGAACCCAAGGCCGAGAGCATGATCCGCCAGGGCGTGACCACGATGGTCCTCGGCGAATCGCGATCGGCGGGCCCGGTCAAGGTCGGCGTGAACGACGATCCGCGCTCGCTGCTCGACGGCGTGACGCCGGAGTGGACGACGATGGGCGGCTATTTCGAGACGCTGGAACGCCGTCACATGGCGACCAACATCGCGTCGTACGTCGGGGAGGAGCAGGTCTGGACGTACGTGCACGGCTACGGTCAGCAGCCGCCGACCGCAGCGGAGATCGCGACCATGCAGGACCAGGTGCGCCAGGCCATGCGCGAGGGCGCGATGGGCCTGTCGACGTCGCTGCTCGTCCCGCCGTCCAGCCTCGCGACGACCGCGCACCTCGTCGAGCTGGCGAAGGCCGCCAAGGAGTACGGCGGGATGTACTCGTCGCACATCCGCGACGAGGGCGAGGGCGTGTTCAAGGCGATCGGGGAAGCGATCGCGGTCGGCAAGGGCGCGAACATCCGCGTGGACGTCATCCACATGAAGATCGCGCACAAGAAGCTCTGGGGCCGCGCCAACGAGATCATCGCGATGGTGCAGAAGGCGCGCGACGAGGGCTACGACATCCGCGCCAACGTCTATCCCTACACGGCTGGCCAGAACAACCTGTCGTCGATCATCCCGCCGTGGGCGTTCGACGGCGGCCGCGAGAAGATGCTCGAGCGGCTCCGCGATCCGGCGCTGCGCCCGCGGCTGCGCCGCGAGATCCTCAACGGCCTGCCGAACTGGTACAACCACTACTTGGCGACCGGCGACGGCTGGGGCGGCATGCTCCTCGTCGCGCTGAAGAACGAGAAGAACAAGCCGTTCCAGGGCAAGCGGATGAGCGAGCTCGTCGCGGCGCGCGGCGGCAATCCGGCTGACGTGCTGATGGACGTGTTGCTCGAGGAGCACGGCACGGTGCCGACGGTCTTCTTCCATCACTCCGAGGAAGACATGCAGCTCATCCTGAAGCAGCCGTGGACGTCGATCGGATCCGACGGCACGGCGGTGAGCCCGGACGGCCCGACCGGAAAGACGCACCCGCACCCGCGCTACTACGGGACGTTTCCCCGGGTCCTCGGACGTTACGCCCGCGATCTGAAAGTGATACCGCTCGCCGAGGCCGTGAAGAAGATGACCAGCATGAACGCCGACAAGCTGGGCATCGCGGATCGCGGCCGGATCAAGGCCGGCAACTGGGCGGACCTCACGGTCTTCGACGCGGCGACGGTGGCCGACCGCGCGACCTTCGAGCAGCCGCACCAGTTTCCCGTGGGGATTCCTTACGTGATCGTGAACGGCGAGGTCACGATCGACAACGGGCAGCACACGGGGGCGATGGCGGGTCGGGTCATCTTCGGGCCGGGGAAAGGGAAGTAA
- a CDS encoding DUF305 domain-containing protein, with the protein MRRWLMTGAAAALLGLVWVLLTLWSGGPPSERSQEAGFARDMATHHAQAVEMAFVVRDASTDERLRALAYDIIVTQSAQRGMFMGWLQQWGLSQASAGPRMQWMPAHAGHRAMGAEPASSASSMPGMATDAELGLLRDAAGREAEILFLQLMIRHHEGGVLMARALLSRPARPEVTAIARAIDAGQRGEIVLMTGLLAERGAQPRPSRLE; encoded by the coding sequence ATGCGCCGCTGGCTGATGACCGGTGCCGCCGCCGCGCTCCTCGGTCTGGTCTGGGTGCTGCTGACGCTCTGGAGCGGCGGCCCGCCGTCGGAGCGCTCCCAGGAAGCGGGCTTCGCCCGCGACATGGCGACCCACCACGCGCAAGCGGTCGAGATGGCCTTCGTCGTCCGCGACGCGTCGACGGACGAGCGGCTGCGCGCGCTCGCGTACGACATCATCGTCACGCAATCGGCGCAGCGCGGCATGTTCATGGGCTGGCTGCAGCAGTGGGGGCTGTCGCAAGCATCGGCCGGACCGCGCATGCAGTGGATGCCGGCGCACGCAGGTCACCGCGCGATGGGCGCCGAGCCGGCGTCGTCCGCATCGTCGATGCCCGGCATGGCGACGGACGCCGAGCTCGGGCTGTTGAGGGACGCGGCCGGGCGCGAGGCGGAGATCCTGTTCCTGCAGCTCATGATCCGGCATCACGAGGGCGGCGTGCTGATGGCGCGCGCGTTGCTGTCGCGGCCGGCAAGGCCTGAGGTCACAGCGATCGCAAGAGCGATCGATGCCGGACAACGCGGCGAGATCGTCCTGATGACCGGGCTGCTCGCCGAACGGGGCGCGCAGCCGCGGCCCTCGCGGCTCGAGTGA
- a CDS encoding DUF3105 domain-containing protein, whose translation MARERARARREQAAQTRTEHKKALRRRTLIRRAALGALLTVVATSIGFCTFREHQLSSALTTATYPGGQHLAGRITYRERPPLGGTHNVVWQNCGTYDVPIHDEHAVHALEHGAVWITYRPDLPADDVLRLKTIAADDYMLLSPYPGLEAPVVASAWNHQIVLEGAGDSRLPQFIARFKNNPSSTPEFGAPCTGGTFATAEADSLQTAGGMVR comes from the coding sequence ATGGCAAGAGAACGCGCGCGCGCACGACGAGAACAGGCCGCACAGACCCGCACGGAACACAAGAAAGCCCTCCGCCGCCGCACCCTGATCCGGCGCGCCGCGCTCGGCGCGCTTCTGACCGTCGTCGCGACCTCGATCGGATTCTGCACGTTCAGGGAGCACCAGCTCTCCAGCGCACTGACGACCGCCACGTATCCTGGCGGCCAACACCTCGCCGGCCGGATCACGTATCGCGAGCGCCCGCCGCTCGGCGGCACCCACAACGTCGTCTGGCAGAACTGCGGAACGTACGACGTGCCGATCCACGACGAGCACGCGGTGCACGCGCTCGAACACGGCGCCGTGTGGATCACCTACCGGCCCGATCTGCCCGCCGACGACGTGCTGCGCCTGAAGACGATCGCCGCCGACGACTACATGCTGCTCAGCCCGTACCCCGGACTGGAAGCGCCGGTCGTGGCGAGCGCCTGGAACCACCAGATCGTGCTCGAAGGCGCCGGCGATTCGCGGCTTCCGCAGTTCATCGCGAGATTCAAGAACAACCCCAGCTCGACGCCGGAGTTCGGCGCCCCGTGCACCGGCGGCACGTTCGCGACAGCCGAAGCCGACTCGCTGCAGACGGCCGGCGGCATGGTGCGGTGA